A stretch of DNA from bacterium:
GGCGACGAACGGCTCGAGCTCAGGCAGCCGTTCCACGGTGAACGGGTTGTTCTGCGAGATCTCTTCCCCGCTCACCTCGCCTTTCTCCAATACCTCGGCGTACCCCCACTCGGCGCCCGCCACGTGCAGGAGCGTGGCTCGAATCGAGCCGCGTCCGATGGGGAACGGCTGGGTGTACGCGGACGGCGGCGCCCGGCGCACCCACTCGAGCAGTTGCCCCCGGGCGAGCACGAGGTAGTCGAAGTACGCCACGAGACCGTCTGCGAGCGTCGTCACGGCGGGATCCTCCAAGCGGTGCAACATGCCGGACGCATCACACGTCCGCATTGTACCCGGAGGTCACCGCGGCGTCTCCTCGCCGCCGGTCCAGATTCGACGGCCGACCCGGCCGCCGCCTCCGGGGCGTCGGAGGGCAACGAGCCGCTGGTATCCGAGGGAACACGCCGCGACGCCGGCGATCGCGGCCAGCAGCGGGCCGGCAAAGACCAGCACGACCACGCACGCCGCCAGGGAGAGGGCCGCGGCGTACCGGAGCGGCGGACGGAGCAGGCGGACCGCCGCGGCCATCGACAGCACGTACGTCGCGATGAACGCGGAGGTGGACAGCGGCAGCAGGTCGGCGATATTCCACCCCGCGACATACGAGACCGCGGCCGCGGCG
This window harbors:
- a CDS encoding DinB family protein, yielding MTTLADGLVAYFDYLVLARGQLLEWVRRAPPSAYTQPFPIGRGSIRATLLHVAGAEWGYAEVLEKGEVSGEEISQNNPFTVERLPELEPFVAAWDRQRPVTRQALGGLGDPARPTVMVARRMTPPMRFQLTAGGIAGQVLFHEIHHRAQVMAMLRQIGIAAENLDYSVLMVQRTPLS